A genomic segment from Daphnia carinata strain CSIRO-1 chromosome 1, CSIRO_AGI_Dcar_HiC_V3, whole genome shotgun sequence encodes:
- the LOC132088201 gene encoding GILT-like protein 1 produces the protein MYKSLVVSALLCFSIVATAEIGNGGRTNMDVYYESLCPDSRNFLVNQLAPQWKTLSTFVNLRLIPFGKASFTRSSSGVGWSFSCQHGSAECNGNILHACGIKYSKDSTQALSFASCLMRAPTSGAQCAELSGMDFTPIDACHKSVEGQDLVQAHGVETLSLQPTLTFVPWVVYDKVFDDSKQWSSLSNVRSVACTHSGFSAPACLSNGL, from the exons ATGTACAAGTCTTTGGTTGTATCTGCACTGCTGTGCTTCAGCATCGTCGCCACTGCCGAG ATTGGAAATGGTGGACGAACGAACATGGACGTCTACTACGAATCTCTCTGCCCCGACAGCCGTAATTTCCTGGTGAATCAATTAGCCCCTCAGTGGAAGACTCTTTCGACCTTTGTCAATTTGAGATTGATTCCCTTTGGCAAAGCTAGC TTCACACGGAGTTCGTCGGGTGTTGGATGGTCGTTCAGTTGCCAACATGGCTCCGCCGAATGCAATGGTAACATCCTTCACGCCTGTGGTATCAAGTACAGCAAAGATTCGACTCAG GCTTTGAGCTTTGCATCATGCCTCATGAGAGCACCTACATCTGGTGCTCAG TGCGCTGAACTATCCGGCATGGATTTTACTCCTATTGACGCATGTCACAAGAGCGTGGAAGGTCAAGATTTGGTCCAAGCTCATGGAGTGGAGACTTTAAGTCTACAGCCGACTTTGACGTTTGTTCCCTGGGTGGTGTACGACAAG GTTTTTGACGATTCTAAGCAATGGAGCAGTCTTTCTAATGTCAGAAGCGTTGCTTGCACACACAGCGGGTTCAGTGCACCTGCCTGCCTTTCGAATGGTCTCTAG
- the LOC130690845 gene encoding ribosome quality control complex subunit TCF25-like, which produces MSNRQLRKIHGGKDGLSTLATSLLLEEEEIEDAPSIRNVNGNRKKKSAVNMFDLLHEGEDSERESAEEVPSYDESEEDTPHIVQTGTKPKKKSKKKKKQNVQLEEDGEELDDEFLVNEAPSNGHGLPVCKPSPAKNVLMLEQKNLNSDNELKKIFGSRVVVSAQKKKARGRAYVKSTWLINAKDNWSQIRKTGLSMSLDHTKDGCFYFKYEHNKEYRQVQFDFWEAVSSLNPANIVALVNMHPYHIDSLIQLSDICRMSEDPQMATELIERALYILESAFHPSFNLASGNCRLEYKQQENRALFLAIFKHLVSIGLRGCYRTALEFCKLLYTLDLDSDPLAVILMMDFYAIKAGEYLWFIDFFGAFESKKNLSQLPNMAFGIAVAHFYNSKTDPKSLALADDFLKQALLMFPGVLVPLLDKCSIQANSRVIKHEYFSPAIPFSHSPSLNNLIQLYVGRSFHLWKDAELLPWLERNANNCLNEVDRQPSIAQDFEEKRKKRYQGTPRNIYRHILLSDIKDATATLPQELAELGAVMSFDPLPPVESVSSYTRPNRSTTNVTAASQLEGGLISSFFRSLLPGFNPQEVVNNQQAVQRQPARPPRANVELQEEDEIAAEGAGANLQQSVATLVAAMRDLLSNIQLPDLPFNDSNDDEEDHSD; this is translated from the exons ATGTCCAACAGGCAACTTCGTAAAATTCATGGCGGAAAGGATGGGCTATCGACGTTGGCCACTAGCCTTTtattagaagaagaagaaattgaagatGCACCTTCCATCAGAAATGTCAACGGAAACCGGAAAAAGAAGTCTGCTGTCAATATGTTCGATTTA TTGCATGAAGGTGAAGATTCTGAGAGAGAAAGTGCTGAAGAAGTACCATCTTATGATGAATCAGAGGAAGACACACCACATATTGTGCAAACCGGAactaagccaaaaaaaaagtctaaaaagaagaagaagcaaaatgTGCAACTGGAGGAAGATGGTGAAGAACTGGATGATGAGTTTCTGGTTAATGAAGCACCTTCAAATGGCCATGGACTACCAGTCTGTAAACCATCTCCTGCTAAAAATGTGCTCATGCTAGAGCAGAAAAACCTAAATTCTGataatgaattgaaaaagatttttggaaGTAGAGTTGTAGTGtctgcacaaaaaaagaaagccagaGGAAGAGCTTATGTAAAATCAACATGGTTAATCAATGCCAAGGACAACTGGTCTCAAATACGAAAAACAG GTCTCTCTATGAGCTTGGATCACACCAAGGATGGTTGTTTCTACTTTAAATATGAACATAACAAAGAGTACCGACAAGTGCAGTTTGATTTCTGGGAAGCCGTTAGCTCCCTAAATCCCGCCAACATAGTGGCTCTGGTTAATATGCATCCATACCATATTGACTCGTTGATTCAGCTTTCTGATATTTGTCGAATGAGTGAGGACCCGCAAATGGCAACCGAACTAATTGAACGAGCCTTGTACATTCTCGAAAGTGCTTTTCACCCCTCTTTTAATTTGGCTTCCGGAAATTGTCGCCTTGAGTACAAACAACAGGAAAACAG ggCGTTATTCTTGGCCATATTCAAACATCTGGTTTCCATCGGCCTGCGTGGCTGCTACCGAACAGCTTTGGAATTTTGCAAACTGCTCTATACGTTAGATTTGGACTCCGACCCTTTAGCTGTTATTCTGATGATGGACTTTTACGCCATTAAAGCTGGCGAATATTTGTGGTTTATTGACTTCTTTGGAGCATTCGAATCCAAAAAGAACCTTTCTCAGCTTCCCAACATGGCTTTCGGCATTGCTGTGGCACATTTTTATAATTCGAAAACCGACCCGAAAAGCCTTGCGCTTGCAGATGATTTCCTTAAACAGGCTCTGTTAATGTTTCCAGGCGTATTGGTACCTTTGTTGGATAAGTGTTCCATACAAGCTAACAGTAGGGTTATCAAACATGAATACTTTTCACCAGCAATACCGTTTAG CCATTCGCCGTCGTTAAACAATTTAATTCAACTTTACGTTGGACGATCGTTTCATCTCTGGAAGGATGCCGAACTGCTCCCTTGG cTAGAACGAAACGCCAACAACTGCTTAAATGAGGTCGATCGCCAGCCGTCTATCGCCCAAGATTTTGAGGAAAAGCGTAAAAAACGTTATCAGGGAACGCCGAGAAATATATACCGTcatattcttctgtcagaTATCAAGGATGCCACAGCCACGCTACCCCAG gaattgGCAGAGTTGGGTGCGGTCATGTCTTTTGATCCGTTACCTCCTGTAGAATCGGTGTCGAGCTACACAAGACCAAACCGAAGTACCACCAACGTTACAGCTGCCAGTCAATTAGAAGGAGGCTTGATCAGTTCCTTTTTTCGCTCGTTGCTGCCCGGCTTTAATCCACAAGAAGTTGTTAATAATCAGCAAGCTGTTCAACGACAGCCTGCAAG GCCTCCCCGAGCCAATGTGGAATTACAAGAGGAAGATGAAATAGCTGCAGAGGGTGCCGGTGCCAATTTACAACAGAGCGTCGCCACTCTAGTTGCAGCCATGCGTGATTTGCTTAGCAACATCCAACTTCCCGATCTTCCATTCAACGATTCGAATGATGACGAAGAGGATCATTCTGACTAA